A DNA window from Amycolatopsis sp. DSM 110486 contains the following coding sequences:
- a CDS encoding IS5 family transposase, whose amino-acid sequence MSRGAGSNYTDLLAEPPDHAIGRSRGGWSTKVHHLVDGNGRPLVALVGPGQAGDAPMFPHLMRHLRVARMGRGRARTRPDRVRGDKAYSSRAIRGHLRTRGITAVIPEPADQVGHRARRGSRGGRPPAFDPVDYQGRNVVERGFNLLKQWRGLATRFDKLAIVYRSAVVLHAVITWTKALSDMP is encoded by the coding sequence GTGTCACGGGGGGCTGGGTCGAATTACACGGATCTGCTCGCCGAGCCGCCTGATCACGCGATCGGCCGCTCCCGCGGAGGCTGGAGCACCAAAGTTCACCACCTCGTCGACGGCAACGGGCGGCCGCTGGTAGCTCTGGTCGGGCCCGGCCAAGCCGGGGACGCGCCGATGTTTCCGCACCTGATGCGACATCTGCGCGTCGCTCGAATGGGGCGTGGCCGGGCGCGCACCCGTCCCGACCGGGTCCGGGGCGACAAGGCCTACTCCTCGCGAGCGATCCGCGGGCACTTGCGCACCCGCGGCATCACCGCCGTGATCCCCGAACCTGCCGATCAGGTCGGGCACCGCGCACGGCGGGGTTCACGAGGCGGCCGCCCACCAGCGTTCGACCCGGTCGACTACCAAGGCCGCAACGTCGTCGAACGCGGCTTCAACCTGCTCAAACAATGGCGCGGCCTGGCCACCCGCTTCGACAAGTTGGCCATCGTCTACCGCTCCGCAGTAGTCCTCCATGCCGTGATCACCTGGACCAAGGCTTTGTCAGACATGCCCTAG
- a CDS encoding transposase, whose amino-acid sequence MLSVVSRFQLLSDEQWALIKDLLPARTGKRGRPFSDARAMVEGIVYRYRCGIAWRDVPEVFGSWQTIWTWHRRMAGDGTWDMVLQRLLTAADAAGQIDWAVSVDSTIARAHQHATNVRRVTGGWVELHGSARRAA is encoded by the coding sequence ATGCTGTCGGTCGTGTCGCGGTTTCAGTTGCTGTCAGACGAGCAGTGGGCGTTGATCAAAGACTTGTTGCCGGCGCGGACCGGTAAGCGGGGTCGTCCGTTTTCGGATGCGCGGGCGATGGTGGAGGGGATCGTCTACCGATATCGGTGTGGGATCGCGTGGCGGGACGTGCCCGAGGTGTTTGGTTCGTGGCAGACGATCTGGACCTGGCATCGCCGGATGGCGGGGGACGGCACGTGGGACATGGTGCTGCAGCGGCTGCTCACCGCCGCGGACGCGGCCGGGCAGATCGACTGGGCGGTGTCGGTGGATTCCACGATCGCGCGGGCGCATCAGCACGCCACCAACGTCAGGCGTGTCACGGGGGGCTGGGTCGAATTACACGGATCTGCTCGCCGAGCCGCCTGA